The nucleotide window CGGTCGAGGTGGTGACGCTCGTGGGCGGCGGCGCCGCCGCCACCCACGAGGCGCCCGCCGACAAGCCGCTGAAGGTCGGGAAGTTCACCTTCCGCAGCCGGCTGTTCACGGGCACCGGCAAGTACCCGTCTTACGAGCTGATGCAGCAGTGCATGGATGCCAGCGGGTGCGAGGTGACCACCGTGGCCGTGCGCCGCGAGCGGCTGATCGATAAAGACGGCAAGAACATCCTCGACCACCTCGATTTGAAGCGGCTCACGATCCTCCCCAACACCGCCGGGTGCTTCAGCGCCGAGGACGCGGTCCGGCACGCCCGGCTCGCGCGCGAGCTGCTCTCGGGTCTGGAGAACCCGGGGGCGGACTGGGTCAAACTCGAGTGCCTGGCAGACAAGCGGACGCTCCTGCCCGACCCGATCGACACCCTGAAGGCGACGGAACAGCTCGTGAAGGACGGGTTCACGGTGCTGGTCTACACGAGCGACGATCCCGTTCTCGCCAAACGGATCAAAGAGGCCGGCGCGGCCAGCGTGATGCCGGCGGGCAGCCCGATCGGCAGCGGGCAGGGCATTTTAAACCCGAACAACATCCGCATTTGCCTGGAATACTTGAAGGAGAACGACCCCGATTACCCGGTGATCGTCGATGCCGGGGTGGGCACCGCGAGCGACGTTTCTGCGGCGATGGAGCTGGGCTGCGACGGGGTGCTCCTCAACACCGCCGTCGCGAGTGCCAAGGACCCGCTGCGGATGGCGTGGGCGATGCGGTACGCGACCGACGCCGGGCGGCTCGCGTACCTCGCGGGACGCATCCCGAAGCGCCTCTACGCCAACGCCAGCAGCCCGACCGAGGGCATCATCGCATCGAGCGGCGGCAAGTAATACCGTTTGAAGGGCTTCAGCCTTCCGCGTGGTCCGTCCGCTCCAAGAGCAGACACGAAACGCATCGGTGATAATCCGCGTGGCCGGGCGATGGCGCGAAGCCGGCACGCGGAAGTGACGTGAGCAAGTCAGCTCTGGCCCGTGCTACCGCGCATACTGGGTACGGGCGAGCCGGGCGTTGTGGTGCCCGGCACCGCCGACTCGACGCTGGTCGTCGATGAATCGGAACCAATCAAGTGCGGTATTAAAGGACAAAAAAGTCCGAAATTCCCGAATCACGTTTCGGAAAGCGGCTATCAAAAGTGTGCCGAAGAGCTTTTGCTCTCGGGTGTTCACAATTGGAGCCGCCCCGATGATTCACGAAGTGTCCGGTGACATCACGCTCACAAAAGCTCAGGCGATCGCACACGGGGTTGCTCCCGACGATCACTTCGACCACGACCTCGCGCTGGCCCTGCGGGAAAAATGGCCGGTGATGGTGAAGGACTTCCGGCACTACTGCCGGCAGTGTCACCCGCAGCCCGGCGAACTGTGGGAGTGGGGCGGCGTGGGTGGCGTGCGTGTGTTCAACCTGCTCACCCAGACCGAGCACGGGCACGGCGGGCACCCGGGGCCGGCGACCGAGGCGACTGTGAACCACTGCCTGCGCCGGTTGCGCCACGAGTTGGAGAAGCACGCGGTCAAGAGCCTCGCCATTCCGAAGATCGGAACCGGCGTGGGCGGGCTCACGTGGGAGCATGTGAAGCCCCTCGTGGAGCAACACCTTGGGGATCTGAAAATCCCGATTTTCGTCTACACGACCTACCACAAGGGGCAGCAGGCAGAAGAAACCGGCGCGTGACGCACGCGAGACGACCGGCGACGGATGTGGCACTCAGCCCGAGTGTGAGGTGCTTCCCGTTGCGGAGGTGTCTCGCCCATCCGGTCCGAGGAACATGCCGCAGGATGCGGCCACGTCGAACCCCACGCGCGCGATGACCACGACGCGGGCGCCGGGTAGCCGCTCGCGGTAGATGGCCGCGTTCCGCTCGACGACCGCTTCGGGCGGTTCCGTGCCATGTCGCGCGGGGTCGAACGGGTTGTATCGCACCACGTTGATGTGAGCCATCAGCTTGCGCTCCTCAAGGGCGTCGCAGATGGCGTGAACGTCCCCCTCCGTGTCGTTCTCGCCGGCGATGTACGCGTGGTGCAGCACCACCAACTTCAGGCTGTGCCGCTGCCACGCCGCCAGCCGGTCGAGGGCGACCTCGGCGGGGTGCGCTTTGGGCAACCACCGGCGGCGGAACCGCTCACTCACGCTGTAAATCGAGTAGTGGATTTCGGGCTGGTGAACCACGAACACGTCTTCCAGTGCCCGGTCGCCAAACGCTTTCGGGTAGATGGTTGAGATCAGGTGCCGGGGGCGCAGGCCCGATCCGACGGCGAGCCGGGACAGTTCGCCGAGCAGTTCGTCGCCCCGCGTCGCGATCACCTTGCTGGCGAGCGGTTCCCCACGGGCCATGAGGTTGAAGTGAACGGCACGCGCCGGCTTTCCTTCGCGGCGGTAGTGGGCCAGCACCGTTTCGGCCTGTTCGAGGAACTCGTTGAAGGTCGTGTCGCGAAGGTGCGTCTGCCCGGTGGCGGTCAGGTGGCACATGCGGCACGCTTGCGCGCACCCGGTTTGCGACGACAGGTAGGCGACGAAGTAGTCCTCGCAGCGGCGGACGTACCGCGCTTCCAACCGGCCGACCTCCGCGGGCCGGTCCCAGTTCACGGACGCGTCCAGTGCGCTCTTGTGCGCGGTGAACCCGGCCCCGGGCAACAGCGGCAGTTGCATCCCGACCTCCGCGACGGCGTCGGGGCCATTCTCGCACCGGCCCGATCAATTGCAAGCGCGGGAGCGGTGGGGGCCGAACCCGTTACGGTGGTGGTGGCCGGTCCGGCCGCCGGTTACACTCAGCCGCATGAGCACAAGAACCGCCGCGCCCGATCCCGACGACGCCCGCCACCGGGTGCTCGAAGCGGTCCTGCTGCGCCTGGCCCGGCGGCCCGACGCGGGCGCGTTCGTGCTGCGCGGCGGTATGCTGATGCGGCACTGGTTCCGCCCGGTCCCGCGCCCGGCCGCCGATCTGGACCTCGTGGCGACGATTCCCTTCGCGGTTGAAGCGGCGGCGGGCCGCATCCTCCCGGCCCTTTCGAACGACATCGGTGACGGGGTGGGGTTCGACCTTGAGGAGACGCGCGCCGAAGGGATGTTTCTGGACACCGGCAGTCCCGGCGTGCGCGTGCGGTCGGTCGGCGTGTGTGACGGGGGCGAGGTCGATTTTCACATTGATGTCACCTTCGGCCCCTTCCCACGGCCCGCGCCGGTGCTGGGCGACATTCCGGCCGCGTCCGGTGCCGTCGCGCGGGTGTGGCACTGCCGGCCCGAGGCGGTCGTCGGGCAGAAGGTGCAGGCGCTGCGGCACCTGGGCATGCGGGGCTGGCGGCAAAAGGACCTCAACGACCTCCGCCTCCTCCTCGCCCGCGGCGGCATGGACGAGGGGGACCTGCGCGACGCGGTTGCGGCATACCTCGGGGACCTCGGCGCGACCGGGGCCGACGCGCGGGCGCTGTTCGGCCCCTCGTCGTGGTGGGGCATGAAACTGTCCGCCGCCCGCTGGCTGGATTTCGTGCGAGAGGAGCGGGGGCAGCGCGTGCCGAAAGACCTCGCGGGCGTCGTCGCCGGGGTCGCGGCCCGCCTGACCCCGGTACTGGAGGGCTTGACATGAGCGGTGCGCTGGCCGGCGACTTTCGCGACTACATTGTCGCGCACATCGACGAGGACACGCCGCGCCTCGCCTACGCCGACTGGCTCCAGGAGCAAGGGCGGGACGAGCGGGCCGAGTTCATCCGGGTGCAGGTCGAGCGGGCGCAACTTCCCACCTGGCACCCGGCGCAGGTGCGCCTGGCCCTGCGCGAGCGCACGCTGATCGAGCGGTACGGCGAGGAGTGGCTCGCGGAGCTGCCGGTCATTGAGGGCGCGCGGTGGGAGGGGTTCCGCCGGGGCATCGTCGCCGAGGTGTCGTTCGCCAGCTTCGAGGCGATGCGGAAGAACGCCCACGCGTGTCGGGCCGCGGCCCCGGTCGAGGCGGTCACCGTCCGCTGGCCGCGCCGCCGCGAGGGCGGCCGGACCGTGAATCCGATCGCCGAGCTGCGCGAACTCACCCTCACCGGGAACCCCGATTACGACGCGTTCGAGTGGGTGGCCGGGTCCCCGCAACTGGCCACCCTTCGCGGGCTGACGGCCCGCAGCCTGTGGGGCGCTTCGCTCGGGGTGCTGGCCGGCTCGCCCCACCTGGCGAACCTGAAATCGCTTTGCCTGCCGTCGAACAATCTCGGCAACGAGGGGATCTTCGGTCTGGCGAAAGCGGTCACCTTGTCCGCTCTCGAGGAGCTGGACTTTTCCTCGCAGAGCCGGCACGAGCGGTACATTCACGACCCGGTCATCCGGGCGGCCGGGATGGGGGCGCTCATCGGCTGGTCCGGCCTGGCTACCGTGCGGGCGCTGACCCTGAACGGGAACGACGTGAGCCGGGACGGCCTGAGGGCCTTGCTGCGCTCGCCGCACGTCGCGGGGTTGAAGCACCTGTCTTTACGCGACGGGCAACTGGACGGTCAGGCGATGGCGGAGTTCGATTCCGCGCGTCCGGACCTTCGACTGGAAACGCTGGACCTCGGCCAGAACGTGCTTCAAAACGTCGGCGCGGAGTACGTCGCGCTGGCCCCGTGTTTGTGCGAACTGAAGGCCCTTCGGCTCGACCGGTGCGAGGTTCGGCTCACCGGCGCCCGCGTGCTCGCGAAGAAGGCCGCGTTCCTCGACGGGCTGCGGCTGCTGGACATCGGTCACAACCACTTTGGCCCGGCCGGGCTCGGCGCGCTCTTGGAGCGCCCGCCGGCGGCGCTCCACACCCTCCGGGTGCGCGACAACGACCTCACGGCCGAGGGGGCCGAGCTGCTGGCCGCGGCACCGGCGTCGGACACCCTGCTGGAACTAGACCTGTGTCGGAACCGGCTGGGCGCACGTGCGGTGCGGGCGCTGGGGGAGGCCGAGCACTTGCGGGGTTTGTTGGTGTTACGCCTCGCCGACAATCCGATCCGGGCGCGGGACGCCGAGGCGCTGGCCGCGTCCCCACTCGGCCGGCGTTTGGCCGTACTGGAATTGGAAGCTCCGGAGCCGGACGGGCCGGGCGCCGACCAACTGGAGCCGGACGAGCCGGATACGGACGAGCCGATTCCGTTCTGATGGCCGCTCTGGCGCGCACTGTGAGTGTCCGGGTGCGAATGCACACCCGACATCCGGCCGCCGCGGCAAAATCCCCTACTGACATCTGCCGGGTATATCCGCTGTGCCGGCATTCTCCGCGCGAGGCGGGCCGTTAACACGTACCGCCCGCACCGCACCTGTCGCGGTCCCAGCGCTTCGGGTGCCCGTGAGGCGCGTTGTGCGACGGAAAACCGGCGCCGCACTGGTGAACCCGGCTCACCGACGACCCGGGCGAGCCGGTTCCGCCAGTTGCTGGCCTCGCGGCGATCGAGGTCCATCCGGGCGCACACCGCGTTCTCAGCTCGCGAGACGGTGTGACGGGAGCCGCCGCCGCATGGGCTACACCCACGGGGCGCCGACTGGACATCCGCTGGCGTTCGACTGGTCTACGGAGTGGCGATTCACTGGGTGGTCGCTACCACCGAATCGCGCGTCTCAACCCCCAGACGTAGCTCCCGGCGCCGGGACCGGTGAGATGATGGTTTTTGGATGTAAAGTGTTTTAGGGATGTAACTTGTGGAAATTTTTTGCGTCGAGAGGCTGCGCTGCTCGCATGGGGACCGGACGCTTGCGGCCCGAAATTGGTGGAGGTACGGCTCGGCGCGAACTTCCGGAACGACCCCGAGGGAGAAATGAGGTGGGATAAGACCCGATGTGCCGACCGCACGGCTCACAGAGGGCCAGCGAACGAGACGGGATTTGTTACCGTTCCGGCCTCATTCCCCGCCAACCAACATTTCGAGCGGGTGCCGTGCGATCCGCCCGGTGAGGTCGCGGATCTGGTGGCGGCACGATGTGCCCGTCGCAACGACGACCGCGTCGGGGTTCGCGTCGAGCGCGGGCACCAGTTCGAGGTTCGCGATTTTCACGCTGATGTCGTAGTGCTGTTTCTCGTACCCGAAGGCGCCGGCCATTCCGCAGCATCCCGCGTCGAGAGTGGTGAGGTTAAGCCCGTGAATCAAACGCAGAGCGTCCTGAGTGCCCTTGGAACCGACGAGCGCCTTTTGGTGGCAGTGCGGGTGCAGCAGCGCCTTGCCCGCGAAGGTCGGGGCGGCGAGTTCGAGCCCGTTGTCGCGGGCCTGTCGGGCGAGCCACGCGTCGGCCATTTCGGCGGCTCCCGCGACACGTTTGGCCGCGGCGCCGGGCACCAGCTCCGGCCACTCGTCGGCGAGGGACAGGAGGCAACTCGGTTCCAGTCCGAGAATCGGTATCCCCTTGGACGCGAAGTGGTCGAGTTTGGCGATGCCGTCGCGAGCCAAGGCGCGGGCCTCGGTGAGGAACCCCTTCGAGATCATCGCCCGGCCGCAGCAGATGCCCGCCAGTTCGACCGTGTACCCGGCGCGCTCCAGAACCGTGACCGCGGCACGCCCGATGTGAGGCTCCTGGTACGTGGTGAAACAGTCGTCGAGCAGGACGACCCGGCGAGCGTCCCGCGTACCGCTCTCGCGTTTGCCGTATTCCGTTCGCCGGGTGAACCACTTCCGGAAGTGGTGGTTGTGCCACTCGGGGAGGCTACGCCGGCGGTCGATGCCGGCGAGATCTTCGATCGCGCGCCGAACGAGCGGTCGCCGCGCGAGCCAGTTGTTCAGCCCCGCGAAGCGGGCCGCGAGCGGGCTCAACCGGTGAACGTGCTTCACCAGCAGGTGCCCCAGCGGGCGCGGGCGCCGCGCGTAGTACGCCTGAAGGAATTCGGCCTTCAGCTTCGCCAGGTCGACGTTGCTCGGGCACTCGGACTTACACGCCTTGCACGAGAGGCACAGGTCCATTACGTCCAGAATCCACCGCTGTCCGATCGGGGCGTGCCGGCTGCGGGGCGGGTCGTTGGTGAGTGCCAGGCGCAGGGCGTTGGCGCGGGCGCGGGTGGTGTCCTGTTCGTCCTTGGTGGCGCGGTAGCTCGGGCACATCGCGCCGCCCTGCGTCTTGCGACACACGCCGGCCCCGTTACACAACTCCACACTGCGGAAGAACCCGCCCTGTCTGGAGAAATCGAGCACCGTGGGCGGGTCGGTTGCGGGCACCTTTCCGGGCGGGACGCGCATGTCCGCTTCCATCGCCGGCGCGTCCACGATCTTGCCGGGGTTGAGCACGTTGCCGGGGTCGAACCCGCGCTTGATGTGACGGAACGCATCATACACCACCGGCCCGAACATCTTGCGGTTCCACTCGCTCCGCACCAGCCCGTCGCCGTGCTCGCCGCTCAGGCTGCCGCCGAACTCGAGCACGAGGTCGGTCACGTCCTCCATGATCTTCCGCATGGCGGCGAGCCCGCTCGCCTCGTGGATGTTGAGCACCGGGCGGATGTGCAGGCACCCGACGCTCGCGTGGCCGTAGAACGCGCCGTCGGTGCCGTGCCGGTGGAAGATCTCGCGGAACCGCGCCGCGAACTCCGGGAGGCGCTCGGGGCGCACCGCCGTGTCCTCGCAGAACGTGACCGGTTTGGCGTCGCTCGGCATCCCGTAGAGCAGAGGGACGGCCGAACTCCGGAGCGCCCAAAGGGGATCGCGGACCCCCGGGTCCAGTGCCGGGACGACCGCGGTGAGGCCGGCGCAGGCGCCCAGCCGGCGCTGGAGTTCGTGGACGCGGTACGACACGTCGGAGGCGTCGTCGGCGCTGAACTCGACCATCAGGAGCGCTTCCGGGCGGCCCCGGACCGCGGCCATCGTGTCCTTGAGGGAACGCTGTTCGCGGGCGAGGTCGATCAGCATCCGGTCCATCAACTCGACGGCGGACGGGCCGAGTTCCAGGCACGCCTGAAGCGCGTCGAGGGCCGCGCCGAGCGACGCGAACTGCGGCACCAGCAGCCCGCGGTGCTTGGGGCGCGGGACCAGCGCGAGTTCAGCCTCCGCGGTGACCGCCAGCGTGCCCTCGCTGCCTACCAACAGAGGGACCAGCGAGCGCGGCTCTTTAACAAGGGCCGCGAGGTTGTACCCGGACACCTTCCGCACGATGTCCGGCGTGCGGGCACGGATCTCGTTCGCGCACCCGCGGACGACACGGTCCGCGGTGCGGTAAGCTTCGCCTTCAAGCGTGCGCAACTCCATCTTGCGCTCGTGCTCGAGTTCGGACAGCGGGCCGAACTCGGCCCGGGTGCCGTCGGCGAGCACCGCCGTGAGCGACCGCACGTGATCGACGGTCTGGCGGTACACCACCGACCGGGCGCCGGCGGAGTTGTTCCCAATCATCCCGCCGAGGGTGGCGCGGCTGGCGGTCGCGACATCGGGACCGAACATCAGCCCGTGCGGCGCCAGCGCCCGGTTCAGGTGGTCCAGCACCACCCCCGGCTGAACGCGGACGCGGCGGCCGGAAACGTCGAGCTCGCCGATCGCGTTGAGGTGCTTCGAGCAGTCGATGACGATGCCCGGCCCGATGCTCTGGCCCGACAGGCTGGTCCCGCCGCCGCGGGCGGTGATCGGGACGTTCAGCTCCGCGGCGATCTGCACCGTCACCGTCAGATCGTCGATGGTCCGCGGCAGCACGACCCCGAGCGGGCGCACCTGGTAGTGGCTGGCGTCGGTGGAGTAGAGGTGGCGGGAGGTGTCGTCGAACCGCACCTCGCCGCTGACGTGCCGGCGGAGGTAGCGGACCAGCGAGTCCCGGCGTGCGGTCGCGAAGTCCATACGCTCAGGGTATGCGCCCGGGGGAGGGGAGGGCAGGAACCGCGGGGCGCGAAAATCAGATCGGGTTCAGGAGGCCGATCAGTCGCAACGCGATCACAACAACGATGCCGGCGAGCAGCGGCCCGGCGACCCGCTTCACGAGCGTGAACGGGTTCGTGTTGGTCAGCGTGCCGCACATCAGCACCACCGCCGCCACCGGCGACATGGTCCGGCCCGCGGCGCTGCCCAGCGAGACCAGGGCGCCGATGGCCACGGGGTCGAGCCCGAGCCGCTCAGCCGGCCCGTGAAAGAACTCGTAGAGGCTCTGCGTGCTCGCCATCCCGGACCCGCAGATGGCGGCGAACGCGAGCGGCACAAGTGCGGCCAGCGGGAGCATCAGGTGGGGCGCGTCCGCGATGAGGACGCCGAGCGTGTCCGCCAACCCCGCGGCCTTGATCGCCTTGCCGAAGCAGTTCGCGGTGACGATGAGGCTGATGATGTTCGTGAACCCGTACCCGGCCCCCGCGAAGAACTCCTTCACGCAGTCGCGGGACCGCCCCGGCGCAGCCGCCGCGGCGCACAGCACCCCGACCAGCATCGCGAGCCCGATGAGCCGGCTGCCATAGGCCGGGTTGCGGGCACCGCCGGGAGCGTCGCCGACTACCCACACCGCGGGGACCTCGACCGCGCTGAACGGCGGCGCCGCGGCGAACAGCAGCACCAGCGGGACCAGTGGTACGGACGCCTTCAACAGGCTGATGCGCTCGGGGGACGGAGACGGGGGGGCGGCCGGTTCGGCGGCCGCCGGCCCCTCACTCCGGCGCTCCCACCACACGCTCATGGCCCACAGCACGCCGGCTGAGACTGCCAACTGTGTGAACACCAGCGGCGGCAGATAACTCCCGGCCTGAACGGTGGTGCGGACCTTGGTCACGGACTCAACGGTCAGCAGCTCCGGGGCGCCGGGGTTCAGCAACTCCCCGCCCACGGAAGCGCCGAGCAGCAGGCACGCGCCGACGGTGGCCATCGAGTACCCGGCGGCCCGCATCAGCGGCACGACCACCGCGCCCAGGCACACCGCGGTGCTGGTCTGGCTCACGAGCGGGATGTTGACGACGAAACCGACGGCGATCACGCCGGGGACGAGGAGCCCGCGCACGTATCGGAGCGGGTTGACGAGCAGCAAGATGAGGTGCCGTTCGCACCCGGTATGCTTGAGGACGTAAGCGAACCCCATCGCGGTGCAGATCGGGACGACGAACTTTTCATTGGAGAATGTCGCCAGGAATTCGCTGACCACCACCCACGGGGCGCCCGCAGCGCTTGCGATGATTAGAGCCGCAGCGAGCAGCACCAGCCGCACGTCCCAGCCCCGAACGACCAGCGTCACGGCCGCAACGACCACGATCAGCGCGAGGAGGCCGGCGAAGGTCATTGGGTCGTCCGTTTCCGTCGGTCGAAGGAAGTCAAGTTATGACGCCGGTGCGGGCGGTGCCCGATCTGCGGCGCGGGCCGGGGGTGCGAACAGCGTTTCCCACGAATTACTTCAAGTCAACCGACCGGTCGCAAAATCGTCGCGGATAGTTCAGCGTACCCAACTCACGCCGCAGGGCGGACGAATGACGAACGATGCGAAGCTCGGGATGCTCGTTGGCGTGGTCGGCGTTGTCCTCGCGGCCGTGTTCCTGGTGAAGCCGCCCGCGCAACCGGTATCGGCCGAACCCCAATCGCAAGTGCAGCCTGCGGCCGTGCCGTCGGTGCCGGTGAGTGCGCACGTCGCGGCACAACCGGACGCTTCGTCGAACGCGTTCCCCTCCACACCCGTTGTGCGGAACCGGAAGGACACGCCCGTGCGGCCGGTTTCGCGGCAGCCGCTGGCGGACGAGGAGCCGTGAGCCTATTTCGCCCACATGCTCTTCGGGATGCGGAACCGGAAGTCTTCTTCTGAGTTTGTGTCCGCCCAGGTGCCATCGGGTTTTCGCTCTTTCCATTTCGGCCACACCGTCAGGATCAGCTCGTCCGCCTCTGCGGCCTTCGCCTCGAACGTGATCAGGTCGGTCACTTCGGGTTGCTGGGCCGACAATTCGGCCTCGTGGCTCTGACGCCCGAGCACCTCGCCGAACCCGAACGAGGTGAGCACCTTGTAGGGCTCGCCGCCCCGCGCCGGGCGTAGCGCCAAAGCAGGGTTGGCGAACGCCGCTCCGATGCTGCTCGGCACGAACGGCGGTTTCTTCACCCGCGCGGCCGGGTCCGCGAGTTTTACACGCACCGCGACGCACAACAGGTCTTCCGACGAGTCCCCGTTGCCGTGGAGCGTGCGCACCTTGACCTTCCCGAGCCGGACGCCCTCGACGCTCACGCTCACGGGACCGACGGTCGCCCACCGCCCCGGTCCGGCATCGACCGTGGGCGGTTGAGCGTCCCATACTTCCTTCGGAATGCGGATTTTGAACGTCCCGGGGCTCTTCTGGATCGCATAGTTCCCGTTCGGTTGCATGGGCTGGTAGCTGGCCGGCACCTCCAGGGTGAGGTCCCCCGTTGCGCCGGGGATCGACTCGAACGTGAGCAGGTCGGTCGATTCGCTGTTCTCGGCGTTGAGAACGGTTGTGCCTGTGCGGCGCGCGCTGACCGCGTCGAGTCCCCAGGCGGCCACCGGTTTGGCCTCGCGCCCCTGGCCGTCGATCAGGCGCAGTTTGTTCTCGCCGAAAGAGAACTGGATGCCGCCGTCCTGTTGGATCGCGGGCTGCTTGACGGGCATGCTCGTGTCGAGCAGTTTGAACCGCGTTTTGATTACGAACACGTCGTCCTTCGATTCGCCCTCTTGCCCCATCATTCCCCGGACCCGTACCTTGCCGTGCCGGACGGATTCAACAGCCAGTCCGAGAGGGCCAACGCGGGCGTAGCTCCCGGCCCCGGCGTCGGCGGTGTCGAGCCGGTCGATCAGGCCGCGCTTGCAGCCGATCGAACCGACCAGAACCAGCAGGAGTAACGAAGCGGCGAGCGCACGCATGATGTCACCTGTGTTTGAAGTGGCGGTACGTTTTTACCCCGGCTGCTGCTGCTCTCATAGCCCAGCGCCGCCCGGAAGTCGAACCGGGGCGGCGGAGCTTCTGGGCCGGGGCGCTTCCCTTTGACGGACCAAACGCCGCCGACGCGCCTACAACGATCGCACCTGCTCGTTTTGTTTCCGGAGCCGCCATGTCGCGCGTTGCGTTCCTGTTACTGGTTCCCCTGGGGGCCGTTCTCATGATTACCCCCGCCGACGTACCAGCCGCCCAACCGGCTGCGGAAGACGTGCGGCTCAAGAACCTCTTTCAAACCTACCTGGACGAGGAGTTTCGGCGGCACCCGGCGTTCGCCACGCAGCAGGGCAGCCACGAGTTTGACGACCAACTCGACGACCTCTCGCCGGAGGCCCGCGCGAAGGACATCGGCCGCACCAAGGCGCTGCTCGACTCGCTCGCCAAGGACATCGACTTCAAGAAGCTGTCGCGCGGCGCGCAGATCGATTACGAGATCTGGACCCACAGCCTCCGCTACGCGCTGTGGTCGAGCGAGAACGACAACCGCTTCGAGTACGACCCGCGGACGTATGGTGAGTTCATTTCCGACAGCGTGTTCATTCTTCTGACACAATCGACGCTGCCGCGCGAGCGGAACGTCGAGAACGCGGCGAAGCGCATCGCGCACATTCCGAAGGTGGTCGCGGCCGCGAAGGCGAGCTTGAAGAACCCGCCGAAGATCCTCACCGAGGTGACGATCAAACGCAACCTGGGCGCGATCAGCTTCTACGAGAAGGACATTTACGAGTTCGCCAAGGAAACGCCCGGGACCGAACCCCTTGCCACCCCGTGCAAGGCGGCGGTCAAGGCGCTCAAGGACTACCAGGAGTGGCTCGAGAAGGAACTGCTGCCGAAATCGACGGGCGAGTGGCGGCTCGGGAAGGAGAAGTTCGCGAAGAAGCTCGAACTGGAACTCGACGCCGGACTGACCGCCGACGAGGTGGTCAAGATCGCCGAAGCCGAGGCCGACCGCGTCGAGCAGGAAATGTACTACGTAGCCAAGCAGTTGTGGAGCAAGTTGTTCACAGACAAGCCGCTCCCTCCCGATGATAAGGCTGGGCGCCGCGCCACGATCAAAGCCGCCCTCGACGAACTCGGGAAGGACCACGGCAAACCGGACACGTTGGTGGAGGACGCGAGGAAGACCGTCGCAGCGATCAAGGACTTCATCCGCGCGAAGAAGATCCTGACGCTGCCCGAGCCGGACAACTGCCAGATCATCGCGATGCCCGAGTTCCAGCGGGGATTCTCGGCCGCATACCTTAACCCGGCGCCGCCGCTGGACCCGAAGGCGAACAGCCTTTACGCCGTGGCGCCGCCGCCGAAGGACTGGCCGCCGGCGCGTCAGGAGACGTTCTTCCGCGAGTACAACTCCGCGATGCTCCAGATCCTGACGGTCCACGAGGCGTACCCGGGGCACTACGTGCAGCTCGCGTACTCGAACCGTCACCCGTCCCTGGTGCGCAAGGTGCTGTGGTCGGGGTCGTTCGCGGAGGGTTGGGCGGTCTACACCGAACAGATGATGCTCGACCAGGGCTACGGGGACGGTGACCTGTCGCTCCGCTTGCACCAACTCAAGTTCTACATCCGCGCCGTGCTGAACGCGATCCTCGATCACAAGATGCACTGCGCGAACCTGACCGACGAGGAGGCGCTGGAGTTGCTGGTGGGGCGCGGGTTCCAGACGGAAGCGGAGGCGGTGGGTAAGATCGCCCGCGCGAAGCAGAGCAGCACGCAGCTTTCGACCTACTTCGTGGGCCGGACCGCCTTCTACCGCCTGCGCCAGAACGTGCAGCGGAAGCGGGGCGACACGTTCGATCTGGGCAAGTTCCACGAGGACGTGCTGAGCCACGGCACGCTTCCGGTGAAATACCTGCCAGAACTGGTGAAGT belongs to Gemmata obscuriglobus and includes:
- a CDS encoding FAD-binding and (Fe-S)-binding domain-containing protein, whose protein sequence is MDFATARRDSLVRYLRRHVSGEVRFDDTSRHLYSTDASHYQVRPLGVVLPRTIDDLTVTVQIAAELNVPITARGGGTSLSGQSIGPGIVIDCSKHLNAIGELDVSGRRVRVQPGVVLDHLNRALAPHGLMFGPDVATASRATLGGMIGNNSAGARSVVYRQTVDHVRSLTAVLADGTRAEFGPLSELEHERKMELRTLEGEAYRTADRVVRGCANEIRARTPDIVRKVSGYNLAALVKEPRSLVPLLVGSEGTLAVTAEAELALVPRPKHRGLLVPQFASLGAALDALQACLELGPSAVELMDRMLIDLAREQRSLKDTMAAVRGRPEALLMVEFSADDASDVSYRVHELQRRLGACAGLTAVVPALDPGVRDPLWALRSSAVPLLYGMPSDAKPVTFCEDTAVRPERLPEFAARFREIFHRHGTDGAFYGHASVGCLHIRPVLNIHEASGLAAMRKIMEDVTDLVLEFGGSLSGEHGDGLVRSEWNRKMFGPVVYDAFRHIKRGFDPGNVLNPGKIVDAPAMEADMRVPPGKVPATDPPTVLDFSRQGGFFRSVELCNGAGVCRKTQGGAMCPSYRATKDEQDTTRARANALRLALTNDPPRSRHAPIGQRWILDVMDLCLSCKACKSECPSNVDLAKLKAEFLQAYYARRPRPLGHLLVKHVHRLSPLAARFAGLNNWLARRPLVRRAIEDLAGIDRRRSLPEWHNHHFRKWFTRRTEYGKRESGTRDARRVVLLDDCFTTYQEPHIGRAAVTVLERAGYTVELAGICCGRAMISKGFLTEARALARDGIAKLDHFASKGIPILGLEPSCLLSLADEWPELVPGAAAKRVAGAAEMADAWLARQARDNGLELAAPTFAGKALLHPHCHQKALVGSKGTQDALRLIHGLNLTTLDAGCCGMAGAFGYEKQHYDISVKIANLELVPALDANPDAVVVATGTSCRHQIRDLTGRIARHPLEMLVGGE
- the dcuC gene encoding C4-dicarboxylate transporter DcuC translates to MTFAGLLALIVVVAAVTLVVRGWDVRLVLLAAALIIASAAGAPWVVVSEFLATFSNEKFVVPICTAMGFAYVLKHTGCERHLILLLVNPLRYVRGLLVPGVIAVGFVVNIPLVSQTSTAVCLGAVVVPLMRAAGYSMATVGACLLLGASVGGELLNPGAPELLTVESVTKVRTTVQAGSYLPPLVFTQLAVSAGVLWAMSVWWERRSEGPAAAEPAAPPSPSPERISLLKASVPLVPLVLLFAAAPPFSAVEVPAVWVVGDAPGGARNPAYGSRLIGLAMLVGVLCAAAAAPGRSRDCVKEFFAGAGYGFTNIISLIVTANCFGKAIKAAGLADTLGVLIADAPHLMLPLAALVPLAFAAICGSGMASTQSLYEFFHGPAERLGLDPVAIGALVSLGSAAGRTMSPVAAVVLMCGTLTNTNPFTLVKRVAGPLLAGIVVVIALRLIGLLNPI
- a CDS encoding DUF885 domain-containing protein: MSRVAFLLLVPLGAVLMITPADVPAAQPAAEDVRLKNLFQTYLDEEFRRHPAFATQQGSHEFDDQLDDLSPEARAKDIGRTKALLDSLAKDIDFKKLSRGAQIDYEIWTHSLRYALWSSENDNRFEYDPRTYGEFISDSVFILLTQSTLPRERNVENAAKRIAHIPKVVAAAKASLKNPPKILTEVTIKRNLGAISFYEKDIYEFAKETPGTEPLATPCKAAVKALKDYQEWLEKELLPKSTGEWRLGKEKFAKKLELELDAGLTADEVVKIAEAEADRVEQEMYYVAKQLWSKLFTDKPLPPDDKAGRRATIKAALDELGKDHGKPDTLVEDARKTVAAIKDFIRAKKILTLPEPDNCQIIAMPEFQRGFSAAYLNPAPPLDPKANSLYAVAPPPKDWPPARQETFFREYNSAMLQILTVHEAYPGHYVQLAYSNRHPSLVRKVLWSGSFAEGWAVYTEQMMLDQGYGDGDLSLRLHQLKFYIRAVLNAILDHKMHCANLTDEEALELLVGRGFQTEAEAVGKIARAKQSSTQLSTYFVGRTAFYRLRQNVQRKRGDTFDLGKFHEDVLSHGTLPVKYLPELVK